TTGATCCCTCCAGCTACCGCGCCGCCTACGATGAAGCCGCGGCCGCGCTGAAACAGGCGCAGGCGCTGGTGCAGGCCGACTGCCAGAAAGCCCAACGCTATGCCCAACTGGTGAAAGACGACGGCGTGTCGCGCCAGGACGCGGAAGACGCAAAATCCACCTGCGCGCAGGACAAGGCCAGCGTGGCGTCGAAGCGAGCGGCCCAGGAGAGCGCGCGCATTAACCTCAACTGGACCACCGTCACCGCACCCATTGCCGGGCGCATCGGCATCTCCTCCGTGACGCCCGGCGCGCTGGTCACCGCCCAGCAGGATACCGCCCTCGCGACCGTACGCGGCCTGGACAGCATGTACGTCGATCTCACGCGATCCAGCGCCGATCTGCTGCGCCTGCGCAAGCAAACCCTTGCCAGCAACAGCAATACGCTGAGCGTGACGTTAACCCTGGAGGACGGCAGCACCTACAGCGAAAAAGGCCGCCTGGCGCTGACCGAAGTGGCGGTGGATGAATCCACCGGCTCGGTCACCCTGCGCGCCGTCTTCCCGAACCCGCAGCATCAACTTCTGCCGGGAATGTTTGTCCGCGCCCGCGTGGACGAAGGCATTATGAATGATGCGATCCTCGCCCCGCAGCAGGGCGTTACCCGCGACGCCAAAGGCACCGCCACCGCGCTGGTGGTCAATGCCAGCAACAAGGTGGAGCAGCGCCAGCTGCAAACGGGCGATACCTACGGCGACAAATGGCTGGTGCTGAGCGGCCTGAAGGCGGGTGATAAACTGATTGTGGAAGGTACCGACAAAGTGACCGCCGGGCAGGAAGTGAAAGTCGACGAGATGAAAACCACCGGAGGAGACGCCTGATGTTTTCCCGTTTCTTCGTGCGCCGCCCGGTCTTTGCCTGGGTGATCGCCATTCTGATCATGCTCGCCGGGATGCTGGCGATCCGCACCCTGCCGGTGGCGCAGTACCCGGACGTTGCCCCGCCGTCGATCAAAATCTCCGCCACCTATACCGGTGCCTCTGCGCAAACCCTGGAGAACAGCGTCACCCAGGTGATTGAGCAGCAGCTGACCGGGCTGGATAACCTGCTCTACTTCAGCTCCACCAGCAGCTCGGACGGCTCGGTGAGCATTAACGTCACCTTCGAACAGGGAACCGACCCGGATACCGCCCAGGTGCAGGTGCAGAACAAGGTTCAGCAGGCGGAATCGCGCCTGCCGACCGAGGTGCAGCAGTCGGGCATTACCGTTGAAAAATCCCAGAGCAACTTCCTGCTGATCATGGGGGTGTACGACAAAACCGATACCGCCAGCAGCTCGGATATCGCCGACTGGCTGGTGAGCAACATGCAGGATCCGCTGGCACGCGTGGAAGGCGTCGGCAGCCTGCAGGTGTTCGGCGCGGAATACGCCATGCGCATCTGGCTCGACCCGGCGAAGCTGGCCTCTTACGCCCTGATGCCCTCCGACGTGCAGAGCGCGATTGAAGCGCAAAACGTGCAGGTCTCTGCCGGGAAGATCGGCGCCCTGCCTTCGTCGAACGCGCAGCAGCTGACCGCCACGGTGCGCGCCCAGTCGCGCCTGCAGACGGTGGAACAGTTTAAAAACATCATCGTCAAGAGCCAGGCCAGCGGCGCGGTGGTGCGCATCGGCGACGTGGCGCGCGTGGAGATGGGCAGCGAAGACTACACCGCCACCGCGAAGCTGAACGGCCACCCGGCAGCGGGGATGGCCGTAATGCTTTCTCCGGGCGCGAACGCGCTTAATACCGCTACGGCGGTGAAAAATAAAATCGCCGAGTTCAAAAAGTCGATGCCGGAAGGCTACGACGTGGCCTACCCGAAAGACAGTACAGAGTTCATTAAGATCTCAGTTGAGGACGTGATCCAGACCCTGTTCGAAGCCATTATCCTGGTGGTGGTGGTGATGTACCTGTTCCTGCAGAACATCCGCGCGACGCTGATCCCGGCCCTGGCCGTCCCGGTGGTCCTGCTGGGCACCTTTGGCGTGCTGGCGCTGTTTGGCTACTCCATCAACACCCTGACGCTGTTTGCGATGGTGCTGGCGATAGGCCTGCTGGTAGATGACGCCATCGTGGTGGTGGAAAACGTCGAGCGTATTATGCGTGACGAAGGGCTGCCCGCTCGGGAAGCGACCGAAAAATCGATGGGCGAAATCTCCGGCGCGCTGGTCGCCATTGCGCTGGTGCTCTCGGCGGTCTTCCTACCGATGGCCTTCTTCGGCGGTTCGACCGGCGTGATCTACCGTCAGTTCTCGGTCACCATTATCTCGGCGATGATCCTCTCCGTGGTGGTAGCGCTGACCCTGACCCCCGCGCTTTGCGGCGCGATCCTGAGCCACACCTCACCGCATAAAAAAGGCTTCTTCGGCGCCTTTAACCGCTTCTACAGCAGGACCGAACATGGCTATCAGAACAAGGTGCTGCGCGCCCTGCGTCGTTCCGGCGGCATGCTGGTGGTTTACGCCCTGCTCTGCGGCGCGATGGGCGTGGCGATGCTGAAACTGCCGGGCAGCTTTCTGCCCACGGAGGACCAGGGTGAAATCATGGTGCAGTACACCCTGCCCGCGGGTGCCACGGCAGTCCGAACCGCCGAGGTCAGCCGCCAGGTGCGCGAGTGGTTCCTCACCAAAGAGAAAGCCAACACCGACGTTATCTTCACCGTCGAGGGTTTCAGCTTTAGCGGCAGCGGCCAGAACGCCGGGATGGCCTTTGTCTCCCTGAAAAACTGGTCCGAGCGTCAGGGCGACGAGAACACCGCCCAGGCGATTGCCCTGCGTGCCACCCGGGAGCTGAGCACCATCCGGGATGCCAGCATCTTTGCCATGACGCCCCCGGCGGTTGACGGTCTGGGCCAGAGCAACGGCTTTACCTTTGAGCTGATGGCGACCGGCAATACCGATCGCGACACCCTGCTGAAGATGCGTAACCAGCTGATTGGCCAGGCCAACCAGCAGAGCACCCTGCAGGCGGTGCGCGCCAACGATCTGCCCCAGATGCCGCAGCTGCAGGTGGATATCGACAACAACAAAGCCGTGTCGCTGGGACTCTCCCTGAGCGACGTCAGCAGCACCCTCTCCAGCGCCTGGGGCGGCACCTACGTGAATGACTTTATCGATCGCGGGCGCGTGAAAAAGGTCTACATCCAGGGCGACAGCGATGCCCGCGCCGTGCCGACCGATCTCAATAAATGGTACGTGCGCGGCAGCGACAGCACCATGACCCCGTTTTCCGCCTTCGCCACCACCCGCTGGGAGTATGGCCCGGAGAGCCTGGTGCGTTACAACGGTTCGGCGGCGTATGAGATCCAGGGCGAAAACGCCAGCGGCGCCAGTTCCGGCACCGCCATGAGCCAGATGGAGCAGCTGGCGAACAGCCTGCCGTCCGGCACCACCTGGGCGTGGAGCGGCCTGTCGTTGCAGGAAAAACTGGCCAGCGGCCAGGCGATGAGCCTGTATGCCCTCTCCATCCTGGTGGTGTTCCTCTGCCTGGCGGCGCTGTATGAGAGCTGGTCGGTGCCGATTTCGGTCATCCTGGTGATCCCGCTTGGGGTGCTGGGCGCGGCGCTTGCCGCCTCGCTGCGCAGCCTGAACAACGACGTCTACTTCCAGGTGGCGCTGCTGACCACCATTGGCCTGTCGTCGAAAAATGCCATCCTGATTGTGGAGTTCGCCGAAGCCAAAGTCGCCGAAGGCTACTCCCTCACCCGCGCCGCCCTGCGTGCCGCCCAGACGCGTCTGCGTCCCATCATCATGACCTCGCTGGCGTTTATCGCGGGCGTGACGCCGCTGGCGATTGCCACCGGTGCCGGGGCCAACAGCCGCGTGGCGATCGGGACCGGCATCATCGGCGGGACGCTGGCCGCCACGCTGCTGGCGATCTTCTTCGTTCCTTTATTCTTTGTACTGGTGAAACGTCTCTTCTCCGGTAAACACGCAAACCGGAGGCCATAATGTTTCGTGTATCTGTTTTAGTTCTGGCCCTGCTGAGCGCAGGCTGTGTGTCGTTAGATCCCACTTATCAGCGCCCGGCCGCCCCCGTCCCGGCCACCCTGCCCGGCACCCACGGCGAGGCCACCGTGGTGGTCAGCCAGTGGCAGCAGGTGATGAACGATGCCCGCCTGAAAAGCGTGGTGACGATGGCGCTCAACAGCAACCGCGACCTGCAAAAAGCGATTGCCGACATCGATGCCGCCCGCGCCCAGTATGGCGAAACGCGTTCATCCCTCTTCCCGACGCTGGATGCCGGGCTGAGCCACACCCGCAGCCGCACGCTGGCGGGCGGCGTGACCACCAGCGATGAAGCCAACGGCACGGTCTCCAGCTTTGAACTGGATCTGTTTGGCCGTAACCAGAGCCTGTCCCGCGCCGCGCGGGAGACCTGGCTTGCCAGCGAATTCACCGCGCAGAACACCCGCCTGACGATGGTCAGCGAACTGACCACCGCCTGGGTGACGCTGGCGGCGGATAACAGCAACCTGGCGCTGGCGAAATCCACCCAGCAGAGCGCCGCGAACTCGCTCAAAATCGTCAAACGTCAGCAGGAGGTCGGCGTGGCGGCGGCCACGGACGTCAGCTCCGCCATGGCGGTGTACCAGCAGGCGCGCGCCAGCGTGGCGAGCTACCAAACGCAGGTGATGCAGGACAAAAACGCCCTCAACCTGCTGGCGGGCGACACCGTGCCGGACAACCTGCTGCCCGGCACCCTGGAGAGCCTGAGCGACAACGCCATCACGCTGATCCCGGCGGGGGTCAGCTCCGGCACGCTGCTGCGTCGCCCGGATATTCAGGAGGCGGAGCATAACCTGCTGAGCGCCAACGCCAGCATCGGTGCCGCCCGGGCTAACTTTTTCCCGACCATCTCGCTGACCGCCAGCGCCGGGGTCGGCAGCGATTCGCTCTCCTCTCTGTTCAGCCACGGGATGCAGGTCTGGTCGTTCGCGCCGTCCATCACCCTGCCGCTGTTCAGCGGCGGCAACAACATGGCGCAACTGCGCTACGCCGAAGCGGAGAAGAAGGGGCTGATCGCCACTTACGAGAAAACGATTCAGAGCGCGTTTAAGGACGTGGCCGACGCGCTGGCGCGCCGGGAAACCCTGAGCGAGCAGCTTGATGCCCAGCGTGAGTACGTGGCGGCAGAGCAAAAAACGCTGGATGTAGCGACCCGCAGCTATCAGGCGGGAGCGGGAGATTACCTGACGGTACTGACCGCACGCCGCTCGCTGTGGTCGGCCCAGTCGTCGCTGATCGCGCTACAGCAGACCGACCTGGAAAACCGCATTACGCTGTGGCAGTCCCTTGGAGGCGGTATTTAGCAGGATTTGCCGGGCATGCCATCGTCGCCAGCGCCGTGCTGGCGACGAACTATGTGCGTGAGTTTGAGCCTGGTTCGGGGAGACTGGACTGACGGCACAAAGGATCTTAAAGACCGGAATGTCGGCTTTGTGCCAGAAGCGGACGTTGGAGTGCCAAAGACTCTCTAATAGTGGATGGGTAGTTTTGCAAGGATGCTTACATAGCGCTTCGCTTGCTGCCTTTTACTTAGGTTATGACGAATACTTTTTCATATGCAGTTCATTGGTAATATAAGGAATATTCTCTTTTTTTTGTTTCTTACCTTCATGTCTAACCATAAAAGCAAATGAAAATATTGCTGAACGGGTTATCTGAATCAACTGACCGAAATGGTGAATAAACTCATCCTCTTTGATAAAAAGAATATCTTTAATAAATTTATAAGACTGGTAAAGATCTTCTGCTTTATCACTTTTGTGTACCACCAAAAATTTATGTTCTAAACCATTGCGCCACTCTTTATAAAAAGCCAATTCACCACCTTTATTTTTATTCAGGTCAGTAGCAATGCTGTACAATGCTAAAAGTCCAGGTGACTTTATATCTTCAAATCGTTGTCTTCTGTTATCAACGTCTAACTGCCAGAAGCTTTGGAAATAGATGTTTTTCTGTAACCCGCCCTTCTTAGCAGGTGGATAAAGTTTGTGAAGTTCACAGATACATACCGCAATCTTATCGAGAATACCAAAGCAGAGACGAAAGGCCGTTCTGATCTTCTCAATATCAATGCCTAAGATCTCGTCATTATGAAACTCCAAAAAATGGCATTCTTCTTTAATTTCATCCGTATCCTGAGGATAAAGGTATTCAAAATAGAGATGGCGAGCAAGTGAAAACTCCGATTTAAAGCGGTTTAATGCCATCTCCATTGGAATAATAAAATCTCCGGTTACACCAGAAGAAGAGATGACAAGATTATCGGTGGCACTCCCCACACAGGGGCAATAAAGACCGTACTCGGACAGCGTCAGATAATTTATTAGGCAGAATTGCCTGTATGCACTTAATGCGTCAAACTCCTGTTGCGTGAGCATGTCATCATGCTCGTCCGTTTCGCCGTCTGCTGATACACATTTTTCTATTTTATCGTTGGTTTGTGCTATACGACCAAGATAAAATGATTCCCATTGCGGAGGGATTTTTTTGGAAACAGATGCATTAATATAACCTTTTCGTATCTCCTTCAATTGCTTAATGGAGTATGAAGATGAAACAAGGTTTAGCTCAATGAGCGCGGCAGAACGATTGACCCACGACTGTGGTATATCTAATCCCTTACGATTAGTGAGATCATAATATCTCAGTGCCTCACTCAGCCTAAATTGGCTTCTTAGCGAATTGGCCAGATTAACGGACAGTTCAGCCTGAAACTCTTCGCTCTCTTGTGAGGAGAATCTAAAGGCTCGCCAGTAGATATTTTTTAACGAAACAAGTTCTTCTATTGACTGGAATGTGTGGTCGTGAGGATTATCGACACTTATCTTATTAGACAAGGCATTACCATAATTATAATAAAAATGGCTCTCTCCTTGTACATGCGCTAATTCTTCCTTGTTATCATCCATCAGCTTAAAACCAAGCTCTGCTGCATTTTTATGGTTGCTCATTTGCCCAATATCAACAAGACCGCCAGCCACATTCCCCAGCACTATAAAATAATTTTCACCTTTGACCTTTA
This DNA window, taken from Leclercia adecarboxylata, encodes the following:
- a CDS encoding efflux RND transporter periplasmic adaptor subunit, which produces MKTIITPIAALLLLTGCDDAQTSAPPPPLPEVGIVTLMSQPVPVVSELTGRTTAAMSAEVRPQVGGIIQKRLFTEGDTVKAGQALYQIDPSSYRAAYDEAAAALKQAQALVQADCQKAQRYAQLVKDDGVSRQDAEDAKSTCAQDKASVASKRAAQESARINLNWTTVTAPIAGRIGISSVTPGALVTAQQDTALATVRGLDSMYVDLTRSSADLLRLRKQTLASNSNTLSVTLTLEDGSTYSEKGRLALTEVAVDESTGSVTLRAVFPNPQHQLLPGMFVRARVDEGIMNDAILAPQQGVTRDAKGTATALVVNASNKVEQRQLQTGDTYGDKWLVLSGLKAGDKLIVEGTDKVTAGQEVKVDEMKTTGGDA
- a CDS encoding LA2681 family HEPN domain-containing protein, whose product is MITKELVDESLNIHRLVDCGDFDLAYQQSVVFLEKLGKIKVKGENYFIVLGNVAGGLVDIGQMSNHKNAAELGFKLMDDNKEELAHVQGESHFYYNYGNALSNKISVDNPHDHTFQSIEELVSLKNIYWRAFRFSSQESEEFQAELSVNLANSLRSQFRLSEALRYYDLTNRKGLDIPQSWVNRSAALIELNLVSSSYSIKQLKEIRKGYINASVSKKIPPQWESFYLGRIAQTNDKIEKCVSADGETDEHDDMLTQQEFDALSAYRQFCLINYLTLSEYGLYCPCVGSATDNLVISSSGVTGDFIIPMEMALNRFKSEFSLARHLYFEYLYPQDTDEIKEECHFLEFHNDEILGIDIEKIRTAFRLCFGILDKIAVCICELHKLYPPAKKGGLQKNIYFQSFWQLDVDNRRQRFEDIKSPGLLALYSIATDLNKNKGGELAFYKEWRNGLEHKFLVVHKSDKAEDLYQSYKFIKDILFIKEDEFIHHFGQLIQITRSAIFSFAFMVRHEGKKQKKENIPYITNELHMKKYSS
- a CDS encoding efflux RND transporter permease subunit; protein product: MFSRFFVRRPVFAWVIAILIMLAGMLAIRTLPVAQYPDVAPPSIKISATYTGASAQTLENSVTQVIEQQLTGLDNLLYFSSTSSSDGSVSINVTFEQGTDPDTAQVQVQNKVQQAESRLPTEVQQSGITVEKSQSNFLLIMGVYDKTDTASSSDIADWLVSNMQDPLARVEGVGSLQVFGAEYAMRIWLDPAKLASYALMPSDVQSAIEAQNVQVSAGKIGALPSSNAQQLTATVRAQSRLQTVEQFKNIIVKSQASGAVVRIGDVARVEMGSEDYTATAKLNGHPAAGMAVMLSPGANALNTATAVKNKIAEFKKSMPEGYDVAYPKDSTEFIKISVEDVIQTLFEAIILVVVVMYLFLQNIRATLIPALAVPVVLLGTFGVLALFGYSINTLTLFAMVLAIGLLVDDAIVVVENVERIMRDEGLPAREATEKSMGEISGALVAIALVLSAVFLPMAFFGGSTGVIYRQFSVTIISAMILSVVVALTLTPALCGAILSHTSPHKKGFFGAFNRFYSRTEHGYQNKVLRALRRSGGMLVVYALLCGAMGVAMLKLPGSFLPTEDQGEIMVQYTLPAGATAVRTAEVSRQVREWFLTKEKANTDVIFTVEGFSFSGSGQNAGMAFVSLKNWSERQGDENTAQAIALRATRELSTIRDASIFAMTPPAVDGLGQSNGFTFELMATGNTDRDTLLKMRNQLIGQANQQSTLQAVRANDLPQMPQLQVDIDNNKAVSLGLSLSDVSSTLSSAWGGTYVNDFIDRGRVKKVYIQGDSDARAVPTDLNKWYVRGSDSTMTPFSAFATTRWEYGPESLVRYNGSAAYEIQGENASGASSGTAMSQMEQLANSLPSGTTWAWSGLSLQEKLASGQAMSLYALSILVVFLCLAALYESWSVPISVILVIPLGVLGAALAASLRSLNNDVYFQVALLTTIGLSSKNAILIVEFAEAKVAEGYSLTRAALRAAQTRLRPIIMTSLAFIAGVTPLAIATGAGANSRVAIGTGIIGGTLAATLLAIFFVPLFFVLVKRLFSGKHANRRP
- a CDS encoding efflux transporter outer membrane subunit; this translates as MFRVSVLVLALLSAGCVSLDPTYQRPAAPVPATLPGTHGEATVVVSQWQQVMNDARLKSVVTMALNSNRDLQKAIADIDAARAQYGETRSSLFPTLDAGLSHTRSRTLAGGVTTSDEANGTVSSFELDLFGRNQSLSRAARETWLASEFTAQNTRLTMVSELTTAWVTLAADNSNLALAKSTQQSAANSLKIVKRQQEVGVAAATDVSSAMAVYQQARASVASYQTQVMQDKNALNLLAGDTVPDNLLPGTLESLSDNAITLIPAGVSSGTLLRRPDIQEAEHNLLSANASIGAARANFFPTISLTASAGVGSDSLSSLFSHGMQVWSFAPSITLPLFSGGNNMAQLRYAEAEKKGLIATYEKTIQSAFKDVADALARRETLSEQLDAQREYVAAEQKTLDVATRSYQAGAGDYLTVLTARRSLWSAQSSLIALQQTDLENRITLWQSLGGGI